In one Rhodospirillales bacterium genomic region, the following are encoded:
- a CDS encoding flagellar hook-basal body complex protein FliE, giving the protein MVASVSSAGSYANAIAAYARAGKAVEPESTTVPEAPGDTFAALVKNAVHGAVSAAESGERMSVAAITDGADIGQVVTAVAEAELTLQAVIAIRDKVIQAYKEISQMPI; this is encoded by the coding sequence GTAAGCAGTGCAGGCAGCTACGCCAACGCCATCGCGGCCTATGCGCGCGCCGGCAAGGCCGTCGAACCGGAGTCCACCACCGTGCCGGAGGCGCCGGGCGATACCTTCGCCGCCCTCGTCAAGAATGCGGTGCACGGTGCAGTCTCGGCGGCGGAAAGCGGTGAAAGAATGTCGGTCGCCGCCATCACCGACGGCGCCGACATCGGCCAGGTCGTGACCGCGGTCGCCGAGGCGGAACTCACCCTGCAGGCGGTGATCGCCATCCGCGACAAGGTCATCCAGGCCTACAAGGAAATCTCCCAGATGCCGATCTGA
- the fliQ gene encoding flagellar biosynthesis protein FliQ, with translation MNEQAVLEVGREAMFVVLKIAGPILLAGMVIGLIIALFQAITTIQEMTLTFVPKIIVMLVAIVVLLPFMMTTLVEYAGTLFDRIAVIG, from the coding sequence ATGAATGAACAGGCCGTGCTGGAAGTCGGTCGCGAGGCCATGTTCGTGGTCCTCAAGATCGCCGGCCCGATCTTGCTGGCGGGCATGGTCATCGGGCTGATCATCGCGCTGTTCCAGGCGATCACCACGATTCAGGAAATGACGCTGACCTTCGTTCCCAAGATCATCGTCATGCTCGTGGCCATCGTCGTTCTGCTGCCTTTCATGATGACCACCTTGGTCGAATATGCAGGGACGCTTTTTGACCGCATAGCCGTGATCGGTTGA
- the fliR gene encoding flagellar biosynthetic protein FliR codes for MLAELLTFNSYALIVILARVGAVLTLMPGISASYVSMRIRMMLALGLSFLLMPLLAARLPALPAAPLDLGLLLIGEVIVGVFLGTVARVIVAALHAAGTFISYVMSLANAMAQDPVAETQSSTVAGFFSTIGVLLVFVTDLHHLMLKAIVASYELFPAGAPLPVGDFAETLGRGLAESFLLGLQMAAPFVLLGFTYTLGLGLLGRLMPQLSVFFFGLPFQIAVQIWLMTLVLSAVMLAFVGKFAETMGKFAGL; via the coding sequence ATGCTCGCCGAGCTGCTGACCTTCAACAGCTATGCGCTGATCGTCATCCTGGCCCGGGTCGGGGCCGTGCTGACCCTGATGCCGGGTATCAGCGCCAGCTATGTCAGCATGCGCATCCGCATGATGCTGGCGCTCGGCCTCAGTTTCTTATTGATGCCGCTGTTGGCGGCGCGGCTGCCGGCGCTGCCGGCGGCGCCCCTCGATCTCGGCCTTCTCCTGATCGGCGAGGTGATCGTCGGCGTGTTCCTCGGCACTGTCGCGCGGGTCATTGTCGCCGCCCTGCACGCCGCTGGGACCTTCATTTCCTATGTCATGTCGCTCGCCAACGCGATGGCCCAGGACCCGGTGGCGGAAACGCAGTCCTCGACCGTCGCCGGCTTCTTCTCGACCATCGGCGTGCTGCTGGTTTTCGTCACCGACCTCCATCACCTGATGCTGAAGGCGATCGTCGCCAGCTACGAGCTGTTCCCGGCCGGCGCGCCGCTCCCGGTGGGCGACTTCGCCGAGACGCTGGGGCGCGGCTTGGCGGAAAGCTTCCTGCTCGGCCTGCAGATGGCGGCGCCGTTCGTGTTGCTCGGCTTCACGTACACTCTCGGCCTCGGCCTGCTCGGCCGGCTGATGCCGCAGCTCTCCGTGTTCTTCTTCGGGCTGCCATTTCAGATCGCCGTGCAGATCTGGCTGATGACGCTGGTGCTGTCGGCGGTCATGTTGGCGTTCGTCGGCAAGTTCGCCGAGACGATGGGCAAGTTCGCCGGACTGTAG
- the flhB gene encoding flagellar biosynthesis protein FlhB, producing the protein MADTDTDDSQKTEQPTSRRLEKGRQRGQVAVSQEVKSWAVLTAGALGVLFLAPSLAHDIATFGRVFIEQPHALRVDADSVQTALMGLMLVVGRIVAPLIALIMVAALGVSLVQSGLLWAPAKIKPEFSKVSPLKGIKRLFSMRTLVEFGKGILKLSAVSVVAFGLAIPLLGDAALLPNLSVAVTLDRLHAIAISLIAGTVGVLTVVAGLDYMFQRYSFMKDMRMTRQEVRDEHKQSEGDPQIKARIRKLRAERAQRRMMAAVPEADVVITNPTHYAVALKYEMAAMAAPKLVAKGVDSLALRIREVAGEHDVPIVENPPLARALYASVELDEDVPPQHYQAVAEVIGYVMRLKGRIPWT; encoded by the coding sequence ATGGCCGATACCGATACCGACGACAGCCAAAAAACCGAACAACCGACGTCGCGCCGGCTGGAGAAGGGCCGCCAGCGCGGCCAGGTCGCGGTTTCCCAGGAGGTCAAGAGCTGGGCGGTGCTGACTGCCGGGGCCCTCGGCGTTCTGTTCCTTGCGCCCAGCCTCGCGCACGATATTGCAACCTTCGGGCGGGTGTTCATCGAGCAGCCGCACGCCTTGCGCGTCGACGCCGACAGTGTGCAGACCGCGCTCATGGGTCTGATGCTGGTGGTCGGCCGCATCGTCGCGCCGCTGATTGCGCTGATCATGGTGGCGGCGCTCGGCGTCAGCCTCGTCCAGTCCGGACTGCTCTGGGCTCCCGCCAAGATCAAGCCGGAATTCAGCAAGGTGTCTCCGCTGAAGGGGATCAAGCGGCTGTTTTCGATGCGGACCCTCGTGGAGTTCGGCAAGGGCATTCTCAAGCTGTCGGCGGTGTCGGTGGTCGCTTTCGGCCTCGCCATCCCGCTGCTCGGCGATGCGGCGCTGCTGCCCAACTTGAGCGTCGCAGTCACGCTCGACCGCCTGCACGCCATCGCCATCAGCCTGATCGCCGGCACCGTCGGCGTGCTGACTGTGGTCGCCGGACTGGACTACATGTTCCAGCGCTACAGCTTCATGAAGGACATGCGCATGACCCGCCAGGAGGTGCGGGACGAGCACAAGCAGTCGGAGGGCGATCCGCAGATCAAGGCGCGCATCCGCAAGCTCCGCGCCGAGCGGGCCCAACGGCGGATGATGGCGGCGGTGCCCGAGGCCGACGTGGTGATCACCAACCCGACCCACTATGCGGTGGCGCTCAAGTACGAGATGGCGGCGATGGCGGCGCCGAAACTGGTCGCCAAAGGCGTCGACTCGCTGGCGCTCCGCATCCGCGAGGTCGCCGGCGAGCACGACGTGCCGATCGTCGAGAACCCGCCCCTGGCACGCGCCCTCTACGCATCGGTCGAGCTCGACGAGGACGTTCCGCCCCAGCACTATCAAGCCGTGGCAGAAGTCATCGGCTACGTCATGCGCCTCAAGGGCCGGATCCCCTGGACCTGA